Within the Candidatus Delongbacteria bacterium genome, the region GACCACGGGCATGGTGGGCGTGTTCGCCAGCCTGGACCTGATCCTCTTCTATGTGTTCTGGGAGCTGGTGCTGATCCCCATGTACTTCCTGATCGGGATCTGGGGCGGCACGCGGCGGATCTACGCGGCGGTGAAGTTCTTCCTCTACACGATGGCGGGCAGCGTGCTGATGCTGGTGGCCATCCTGGTCATCCACTGGAACACGCTGGTGCCCGGGCTGGGCCGCACCTTCGACCTGCCGCTGCTGCTGGAGCACTTCCATCCCGCCGCCGGGACCCAGCTCTGGCTCTTCGCGGCCTTCGCCGTGGCCTTCGCCATCAAGGTCCCGATGTTTCCGCTGCACACCTGGCTGCCCGACGCCCACGTGGAGGCGCCCACGGGCGGCAGCGTGATCCTGGCCGGCGTGCTGCTCAAGATGGGCACCTACGGCTTCCTGCGCTTCGCCCTGCCCTTCTTTCCCAGCGCCGTGCAGGCCCTGCTGCCGCTGCTGGTGGGCCTGGCGGTGGTGGGCATCGTGTTCGGCGCGCTGGTCTCCATCGTCCAGAAGGACATGAAGAAGCTGGTGGCCTACAGCTCCGTCTCGCACCTGGGCTTCGTGATGCTGGGCCTGTTCTCGCTGCAGACCATCGGCGTCTCGGGCGCCGTGCTGCAGATGATCAACCACGGCCTCTCCACGGGCGCCTTGTTCCTGGCGGTGGGCGTGATCTACGAGCGCCGCCACACGCGCCTGATCGCCGACTTCGGCGGGCTGGCGGCGGGCATGCCGCTCTACGCCTTCGTGCTGGTCTTCTTCGTGCTGTCGTCGGTGGGTCTGCCCGGCCTGAACGGCTTCGTGGGCGAGTTCATGATTCTGCTGGGCTCCTTCCAGAGCCAGCCCGGACCGACGGCCATCGCCGCCTCGGGCGTGGTGCTGGGCGCCGTCTACCTGCTCTGGATGGTGCAGCGCGTGCTCTTCGGCCCGCTCGCCAACCCCAAGAACCAGGGCCTGCCCGACCTGAGCCGGCGCGAACTACTGGTCTTCGCGCCGCTGATCGTGCTGGTGATCTGGATCGGCGTCCAGCCGCAGCCGCTGCTGGACCGCATCAATCCCGCCGTGGAGGCGACCCTGGAACTGATGAGGAACCGCTGAGATGGACCTGAGCACCCTGAATCCGGCCAGCCTGCTGCCCGAGCTGATCCTGGCG harbors:
- a CDS encoding NADH-quinone oxidoreductase subunit M, translated to MLHQILPLLTFFPLAALLLLWLIPARQTGLLKGAALLLSLLEFALSIPLFTSFDVATAGQYQFVVQADWLPRLGISFHMGVDGISLLLVLLTTQLLPIIILASFHVEKALKGYLMLFFLMTTGMVGVFASLDLILFYVFWELVLIPMYFLIGIWGGTRRIYAAVKFFLYTMAGSVLMLVAILVIHWNTLVPGLGRTFDLPLLLEHFHPAAGTQLWLFAAFAVAFAIKVPMFPLHTWLPDAHVEAPTGGSVILAGVLLKMGTYGFLRFALPFFPSAVQALLPLLVGLAVVGIVFGALVSIVQKDMKKLVAYSSVSHLGFVMLGLFSLQTIGVSGAVLQMINHGLSTGALFLAVGVIYERRHTRLIADFGGLAAGMPLYAFVLVFFVLSSVGLPGLNGFVGEFMILLGSFQSQPGPTAIAASGVVLGAVYLLWMVQRVLFGPLANPKNQGLPDLSRRELLVFAPLIVLVIWIGVQPQPLLDRINPAVEATLELMRNR